In the Persephonella hydrogeniphila genome, one interval contains:
- a CDS encoding ATP-binding protein — protein MVYGRRRTGKTTLIEKFIENKPSIYFLADLQNEKLQIERFKNVVAESLRDELLKSIEINDWETLFKYIFQKEHKQKLIIAIDEFQYLAKVNKAIPSIFQSIWDTTLKNKNVMLILSGSLISLMYNISLNYSSPLYGRRTAQIKLQPMNFFNFKKFFNLENNDKLLQFYSVIGGIPKYIEFFGEEKDIFENLKENILDKNSFLYEEPKFILKDEVREPITYFSILQVISQGEHKIGKIASKLGIETKNLTSFIEKLIELEIIERQIPVTEENPSKSKKGLYFIKDNFFNFWFRYVFPYQSYLETERYDFVLEKIESEFDYYVSFVFKKVAMEYLLNKANLPFPIQKIGRWWDKDKEINIVALGENEILFGECKYWDKPVGLNVLNELKDKSKYVNWKKEKEYFAIFSRKGFTQDLIKKAKNKKNIYLFSLEGF, from the coding sequence ATCGTATACGGAAGAAGAAGAACGGGTAAAACTACCCTTATAGAGAAATTTATAGAAAATAAACCTTCAATATATTTTCTGGCAGACTTACAAAATGAAAAACTCCAGATAGAGAGATTTAAAAATGTTGTAGCTGAAAGTTTGAGAGATGAATTATTAAAATCAATTGAGATAAACGATTGGGAAACATTATTCAAGTACATCTTTCAAAAAGAACATAAACAAAAACTAATAATAGCGATAGACGAATTTCAATATCTTGCAAAAGTAAATAAAGCTATTCCTTCTATCTTTCAATCTATCTGGGATACAACACTCAAAAATAAAAATGTAATGCTAATACTTTCAGGTTCATTAATAAGCCTTATGTATAACATATCTTTAAATTATTCAAGTCCCCTTTACGGAAGAAGAACGGCACAAATAAAGCTACAGCCAATGAATTTTTTCAACTTTAAGAAGTTTTTCAATTTAGAGAATAATGATAAATTACTACAATTTTACAGTGTAATAGGAGGAATTCCTAAATATATAGAATTTTTTGGTGAAGAAAAAGATATTTTTGAAAACCTAAAAGAAAACATACTTGATAAAAACAGCTTTTTGTATGAAGAACCAAAATTCATTTTAAAAGATGAAGTCAGGGAACCAATCACATATTTTTCCATACTACAGGTAATATCTCAAGGAGAACATAAAATAGGAAAAATAGCATCAAAACTTGGGATAGAAACAAAAAACCTCACATCTTTCATAGAAAAACTGATAGAGCTTGAGATAATAGAAAGACAAATTCCTGTAACAGAAGAGAACCCATCAAAAAGCAAAAAAGGGCTTTACTTTATAAAAGATAACTTTTTTAATTTCTGGTTTAGATATGTGTTTCCGTATCAAAGCTATCTTGAAACAGAAAGGTATGATTTTGTGCTTGAGAAAATAGAATCTGAATTTGACTATTATGTATCATTTGTGTTTAAAAAAGTGGCTATGGAATATCTTTTAAATAAAGCCAATTTACCCTTTCCTATTCAGAAGATAGGTAGATGGTGGGATAAAGATAAAGAAATAAATATCGTTGCTTTGGGGGAAAATGAAATTTTATTTGGAGAATGTAAATACTGGGATAAGCCAGTTGGATTAAATGTATTAAATGAGCTAAAGGATAAATCAAAATATGTAAACTGGAAAAAGGAAAAAGAGTAT
- a CDS encoding DUF6364 family protein — protein sequence MVELFLKSLSKEPSPRGLTPNVKKLKGILKKKVTEEGYKKYLEEKYL from the coding sequence ATTGTGGAGCTTTTTTTGAAATCCCTATCTAAAGAACCGTCCCCAAGAGGGTTAACTCCTAATGTAAAAAAGCTAAAAGGAATACTAAAGAAAAAAGTTACTGAAGAAGGCTATAAGAAATATTTAGAGGAAAAATACCTATGA